In Subdoligranulum variabile, the genomic stretch CTATTATGAGGGTGTGGCCGCCGAGGAAAAGAAAGGCGCCGACCGCTACGACCATCTCTACGAGGCCCTGCAGGCCACCGACGGCGTGGTGGCCGACGAGCAGGCTGCCATGGACATTCTCCGGAGTGTGGGCCGCCGCACCTGGGACAGCGACGACAAAAACAACTGCACCGTGCACAGCGTGGTCTACAACCTGACCCAGAAGACCGCCCTGTGGGTATCCAACGAAAATTACGACGATCCCACGGCGGTATTCAGCTTCTCGCCGGCCCAATGATTCCTGCCCCCGTTTCTTGCGGCGAAACGGGGGCAATGGTATACTGATACCAGAAACAACCCGCACAGAAAGGAGCATCCCTATGAACCAGGCCTATCAGTCCCTGTTCACCCCCTGGAAGATCCGCGACGTGGAGATCAAGAACCGCATTGTGCTCTGCCCCATGGGCGGCACCTCCCTCTTCGGCTGGATGGAACCCAACCACTTTGACACCGAGGCCGCCCGGTTTTTCCTGGAGCGGGCCCGCAACAACGTGGGCCTCATCATTCCCGGCATCGCGCCCATCCGGGACACCATCGGCGGGCGCTGGCTCTACCAGAACAAAAAGATGTTCCGGCAGCTCAAACCCTACATGGAGCAGATCCATGCCACCGGCGCCAAGCTCTTTGTCCAGCTCACGGCGGGCATGGGCCGGTCCTGGGGCATCTCCGACCAGGTGCTGCCCCTGCACAAGAATCCCGTCCTGCGCACCCTGGCCAAGCCCATCCTGGACACCGACTACCAGCTGGCCAGCCCCAGTCCGCTGCCCGCCCGCTGGGCGGAGGACGTCACCTGCCCCGAGATGACGGTGCCCCAGATCGAGGAGATCATCGAGGCCTTCGCCAAGACCGCCCTGCTCTGCAAGGAGGCAGGGGTGGACGGCGTGGAGGTCCACGCGGTGCATGAAGGCTACCTGCTGGACCAGTTCGCCATGAAGTACACCAACCACCGCACCGATGCCTACGGCGGCAGCTTCGAGAACCGCTACCGCTTTGCCGTGGAGATCGTCAAGGCCATCAAGGCGGTCTGCGGCCAGGATTACCCTGTGTCCATCCGGTACAGCGTCATCTCCAAGGTGAAGGATTTCTGTTACGGCGCTCTGCCCGGCGAGACCGACTACACCGAGATCGGCCGGGATATGGAGGAGAGCGAAAAGGCCGCCAAGTACCTCCAGGACGCCGGCTACGACATGCTGGACGCCGACAACGGCACCTACGATTCCTGGTACTGGTCCCATCCGCCCATGTACATGCCCCAGAACTGCAACCTGGACGACGTGGCCTACATCAAGGGCTGCGTGGACATCCCGGTGGTCTGCGCCGGTCGGATGGAGCCCGACGTGGCCGCCGAGGCCATCGCCGCGGGGCGCATCGACGCCATGGGCGTGGCGCGGCAGTTCCTGGCGGACGGCGAGTGGGTCACCAAGCTGCTGGAGGACCGCACCGACGACATCCGTCCCTGCATCTGCTGCCATAACGGCTGCTTCAACCTTTCCCACTACAAGGGCCACGCCAACGCCCAGTCCTTCCCCGACACCCGGGGCATGGCCCGCTGCGCCATCAATCCGCCCACCATGCAGTCCCAAAAGTACAAGATCACCCCGGCGGAACACAAGAAGAACATCGCGGTCATCGGCGGCGGCATCGGCGGCATGGAGTCCGCCCTGGTCTGCGCCCAGCGCGGCCACACCGTGACGATCTACGAGAAGAGCGGCGCTCTGGGCGGCGTCTTTGTGGCGGCGGCAGCTCCCTCCTTCAAGGAGAAGGACCGCGCCCTGCTGACCTGGTACGCCCGGGCACTGAGCCAGAACCCCCGCATCACCGTGAAGCTCCACACCGAAGTCACCGACCTGGCCGCTCTGGGGGCCGACGAGGTGATCGTCGCCACCGGCGCCTCCGCCATCAGCCTGCGGGTGCCGGGAGCCGACAAGGGCATCCAGGCGGTGGACTACCTGCTGGGCAAGGCCCCGGTGGGGGAAAAGGTGGTCATTGTAGGCGGCGGCCTCACCGGCTGCGAGATCGCCTATGACCTCTACCTCCAGGGCAAACAGCCCGCCATCGTGGAGATGAAGGACGATCTCATCGCGTCGCCCACCGTCTGTCTGGCCAATGCCAGCTTCCTGCGGGACTTCTTCAAGACCAACCAGGTGCCGGTCTACCTGGAAACCTCCCTCAAAGAGATCCGGGACGGCAGCGTCACCGTCACCGCCAAGGACGGCACCACGAAAGAACTCCCGGCGGATTCGGTGATCCTCTCGGTGGGCTACCGCCCGGCGCCCCTGGCACCCAAGGGCGGTCATATCCACCTGGTAGGCGATGCCAACAAGGTGGGCAACCTGCGCACCGTCATCTGGCGGGCGTGGGACGTCTGCATGAAGCTGTAAGGAGGCAGTGTCATGGAACTTACCAAAGAACAACAGGCCATCCTGGACGGCGCCAAGGGCGAGACAATGGCCAAGGTCATGAAGACCCTCATCATGTACGGCGAGATCTTCGGCGCCGAAAAACTGGTGCCGGTGACTTCGCAGTATAACCACCTGGTCACCTCCTTCGGCCTGAAAGCGCTGGGCCCGGTCTATGACCTCATGGACCAGCTCATCCAGGCGGGGGCCGTGTCGGGGCAGAAATTCTCGGTGGACCCCCGTCCGCTGGACCCCAACGTGCCCGCCAACTTCCTGCAGAATCTGGTCTTCAAAAAGTTCATGTACAGCAAGCAGGACTTCTACGAAAACCAGCTGCGCCAGCTGGGCCTCATGAACGAGGACGCCTTCAGCTGCGCCTGCTACCTGGACGAGCAGGGCAACCGCCCCAAGAAAGGGGAGGTGCTCAGCTGGGCGGAATCCTCGGCGGTGGTCTACGCCAACTCGGTGCTGGGGGCCCGGTGCAACCGCAACTCCGGCATCATGGACCTGATGGGTTCGGTGGCCGGGTATGTGCCGTATTTCGGCCTGCTCACCGACGAAGGCCGCAAGGCCACCTGGGTCATCCGGGTGGAAACGACGAAAAAACCGGAAGCCCAGTTGCTGGGCTCCGCCATCGGCATGAAGGTCATGGAGGACGTGCCCTACGTCATGGGGCTGGACAAATGGCTGGGCAGCGACCTGGATGACGCCGCCTGTGCTTATCTCAAAGACTTCGGCGCGGCCACCGCCTCCAACGGCGCGGTGGGGCTCTACCATATCGACGGCCTGACCCCCGAGGCCAAGGAGCTGGGCAAGGCCCTCATCGCCCCCGACGCCAAAGAGTACGTCATCGACGACGCCGAACTCCAGCGGGTCAAGGACAACTACCCCCTGGTGTGGAAAAATCCCGACGCCACCCCCAAGCTCTGCTTTGTGGGCTGCCCCCACCTGAGCCTGCAGCAGCTCCAGGACTGGACCGACCGGCTGGAGGCGGCGCTGAAAGAAAACGGCCGCAGCAAGGTCTGTGTGCCCACGGTGTTCACCACCGCCCCCGGCGTCAGGAAGGCCTTTGAGGCCACCGGGTATGGCGCGCGGCTGGCCGCCACCGGCGTCATCCTCTCCTGCATCTGCCCGCTGATGTACATGAACAATCCCCTCTGCGGGCCCATGCCGGTGATCACCTGCTCCAACAAGCTGCGCACCTACACCACCGCCCGCTATTACACCGAGGACGAGATCCTTGCCCGGATCACGAAAGGAGGCGACCGCGCATGAAAGAGTTCCACGGACGGGTCATTGCCCCCGGCTGCGTCAGCGCCCCGGCGCTGGTCTCCCACGGGGGACTGAACACGCTGGCCTCCTTCCAGAAGGCTCTGCAGTTCGGCGACAAAAAGGCCACCTGCGGGGACCAGAACAACCCCGACCTCTACGGCAAGCCCATGGCGGGCAAGGCGCTCTGCCTGCCACAGACCATCGGCTCCACCACCGGCGGGCTGGTGCTCTACTGCGCCTGCTCCATGCACCGCCAGCCGGCCTGCCTGCTCTTCTCCAACCCCATCGACTCGCTGGCCGCCGCCGGTTCGGTGCTGGCCGCCGTCTGGCTGGACAATGTGAGCATGCCGGTCATCGACTGCCTGGGCGAAGAATTCCTCGCCTATGTCAAGGACGGTATGACCATCACGATCCAGGAAAACGGCGTGGTCCGGGTGGACTGACCGCTTTTGCAAACCGCTCCGGCCGGTATGGGCCGGGGCGGTTTTTTCCGGCGCTGCCCTTGCACAGGTGCGGGCGATTGTGATACACTTAAAAAAGTATCGTGCAGAAAAGGAGCGCTTGTCATGAATCTGTTCATCAGTTCCAAAGAGTATGATTACCACACCCTGGTCAAGGTGGCCGAGATGGCCGGCCTGGCGGGCGTTGTGGGATTCCACCAGGCGGGGGACGATTATCTCGTCACCTTCCCGGACAGCGACAAGACCGAGGCGCTCATCGCCGACTACAAGGGCCGGCTGAAGGACCTGGAAAACAACATCTGGTCCCACTGACTGCCTGATCATGCAAAAAAGCCGTGTCCCGTTTTTGACGGGGCACGGCTTTTGTTGTGCGGGAAAAAACTCAGGCCAGGGCGGCTTCCAGGCGGGCGCGGATCTCCTGCAGGAACTGCAGGGAGGTCACCTTGCGGGCGGGGGCTTCGCCCTCCCACATGGCGCAGAGGTCGCCGGTCATGACGCCGGATTCGATGGTGTCGATGGTGGCCTTTTCCAGGGCGTCGGCAAAGCGGCCAAGGGCGTCGATGCCGTCCAGCTCGCCCCGCTTGCGCAATGCGCCCGACCAGGCAAAGAGGGTGGCCACCGGGTTGGTGGAGGTCTCCTCGCCCTTCAGGTACTTGTAGTAGTGGCGGGTGACGGTGCCGTGGGCGGCCTCGTACTCGTAGTTGCCGTCGGGGGAGACCAGCACCGAGGTCATCATGGCCAGGGAGCCGAAGGCGGTGGAGACCATGTCGCTCATGACGTCGCCGTCGTAGTTCTTGCAGGCCCAGATGAAGCCGCCCTTGGAGCGGATGACCCGGGCCACGGCGTCGTCGATGAGGGTGTAGAAGTATTCGATGCCCAGGGCCTCGAACTTCTCCTTGTATTCGGCGTCGTAGATCTCCTGGAAGATGTCCTTGAAGGTGTGGTCGTACTGCTTGGAGATGGTATCCTTGGTGGAGAACCACAGATCCTGTTTGGTGTCCACGGCGAACTGGAAGCAGGACCGGGCAAAGCTGGAGATGGAGCTGTCCTTGTTGAACTGGCCCTGGATGACGCCGGCACCGTCAAAGTCGTTGATGGTCTCCCGGAAGGTGGTGCCGTCGGCGCCGGTGAAGAGCAGTTCCGCCTTGCCGGGGCCGGGCACGCGGTATTCGGTGGCGCGGTAGACGTCACCGAAGGCATGACGGGCGATGGTGATGGGCTTCTGCCAGGTGCGCACCACGGGGGAGATGCCCTTGACCATGATGGGCGCCCGGAAGACCGTGCCGTCCAGGATGGCGCGGATGGTGCCGTTGGGGCTCTTCCACATCTGGGAGAGGTTGTACTCCTTCACCCGCTGGGCGTTGGGGGTGATGGTGGCGCACTTGACGCCCACGCCATACTTCTTGTTGGCGTTGGCGGCGTCGATGGTCACCTGGTCCTTGGTCTCCTCCCGGTGGACCAGCCCCAGATCATAGTACTCGGTCTTCAGGTCCACAAAGGGCAGGATGACTTCATCCTTGATCTGTTTCCACAGGATGCGGGTCATCTCGTCGCCGTCCATCTCCACCAGGGGAGTGGTCATCTTGATCTTTTCCATTGGCAGCTACCTCATTTCTCTCAGAATGGCAGGGCCCCACGCCCTGTGCGGTCTGCCCGCGGCGGGACGCCGACGGGTCTTGTCCTTGGTGATATACCAAATATTATACTGCCTGGCGCCCCGATGTGCAAGCACTGGGCCCCTTACAAGACGACGTTTTTCGGATGACCCGCCAGCCAGGCGGCCAGGTTGTCAAAGACGATCTCCGCCCGCAGGGTCATGCTCTCCCGGGTGGCAAAGGCCACGTGGGGCGTGACCAGGCAGTTCTTGCAGTGGAGCAGCGGCTCGCCGGCGTCCAGGGGCGGTTCCTTGTCGAAAACGTCGATGCCCGCTCCGGCAATGACGCCCTGATCCAGCGCGTCGGCCAGGTCCCCGGCCACCACCACGGGGCCGCGGGCCACGTTGATGAGCAGGGCCGTGGACTTCATCATGGCCAGCTTTTCGGCGTTGATCATGCCGCGGGTGCTGTCGTTCAGCGGGCAGTGCAGCACCACCAGGTCGGACTGAGCCAGCAGGTCCTCCAGGCTGACCTGGCGCACATAGTCCGGTGCATCGGCGTGGACGGTGCGGCTGTGGGCCAGGATGGGGCAGCCCAGGGCGTGGAACAGTTCCGCCGTGCGGCTGCCGATCTTGCCCAGCCCCACGATGCCCACCGTCTTTCCGGCCAGCTCAAAGCCCACCAGGCCGTCCTTGGTCTTGCCGTCGCGGCAGCGCTGTTCCACGGCGGTCAGGTTGCGGCTCAGCGAGAGCGCCATCCCCAGCACCAGTTCGGCCACCGCCTCGTTGGAGTAGCCGGAGGCGTTGCTCACGGTGATGCCCTTGGCTCTGGCGGCGTCCAGGCCGATGTGGTCCACGCCGGTGAAGGCCACGTCGATGAATTTCAGCTTGTCGCAGCCCTCGATGACGGCGCCGGGCAGCGGCATGTTGGCCAGGATCAGGGCGTCGGCGTCCTTGGCCTCATCCGCCAGAACGGCGGGGTCGGTGGAACGGGCAAACTCTGCAAAGGTGTGGCCCTGGGCCTCAAACGGCGCCTTGCGGGCGGCCAGCTCCTCGGCCGAGATGCCCAGCGATTCCAGAATGACGATCTTGCTCATGGATGAATCCTTCTTTCTTCGGGTTCGGCGCCGGGCGGACCGGCACCGTTGTTTCTGTTCAGAGCATACCACCCCGCGGGAAGACGGTCAAGGGCTGTTGACATTTTGGGGATTGCAGCGGGCGCCGCCACCCCGTATAATGGGGGTAACACAACGGCCCGCCGTCCGGCGGCGGGCCCCGGGAGGTAAACCATGCCCAATGTCAGTCTGCTGGTGAAACCGGCGTCCAGCCTGTGCAATATGCGATGCCGCTACTGTTTTTATGAGGACGAGGCTGCCAACCGCAGCCAGGCCAGTATGGGGCTCATGACCCGGGACACCGCCGGGCGGATGGTGCAGCAGGCGCTGGAGGCGGCGGGGCCGTCGGGACGGCTCACCATTGCCTTCCAGGGGGGCGAGCCCACGGTGGCGGGCCTCGGCTTTTTCCGGGATTTCGTGGAGGACCTGGCCCGGTACAATACCGCCCGGATCCCGGTGTCCTACGCCCTGCAGACCAACGGGCTGGCCCTGGACGAAGACTGGGCGGCCTTTCTGGCCCGGCACCGGTTTCTGGTGGGGGTCTCGGTGGACGGGGACAAGACCCTCCACGACGAGTTCCGGGTGGATGCCGCCGGCAAGGGGACCTGGAACCGGGTGCAGAAAAACCTGGCCATGCTCCAGCGGGCCGGGGTGGCCTGCAACCTCCTCTGCGTGGTGACCCGCCGCTGCGCCAAAAGCGCGGTGCGCGTCTACCACGCTCTGCAGAAGACCGGCGTGCGGTATCTGCAGTTCATCCCCTGCCTCGACCCGCTGGGAGAGCCCCGGGGGCAGCGGCCCTGGTCGCTGACGCCGCAGGACTACGGACAGTTCCTCTGTGCGCTCTTTGACGAGTGGTACCGTGACTGGGAGACAGGAAACTACACAAGCGTCCGGCTGTTTGAGGATTACGTCCATATGGCCATGGGGCTGCCGCCCTCCACCTGCGCCTCCGGCGGCCAGTGCGGCGCCTACTATGTGGTGGAGGCGGACGGCAGCGTCTACCCCTGCGATTTCTATGTGCTGGATGAGTGGAAGCTGGGCAGCCTGTGGGAGACGCCGCTGGCGGAACTGGGCCGCAGTCCGCGGGCAGAAGACTTCCTGCGGGAAGGGCTGGACCGTCCCGCCGCCTGCGCCGACTGCCGGTGGCAGTCCCTGTGCCGGGGCGGCTGCAAGCGGGACTGGACCACCGACGGATCGGGAGAACGGCAGAACTACTACTGCCCGGCTTTCCGGCAGTTCTTCGCCCACGCGGAGGACCGGCTGCGCCGCATCGCTGCCGCCGAAGCCGCCGCCCGCCGCC encodes the following:
- a CDS encoding oxidoreductase translates to MNQAYQSLFTPWKIRDVEIKNRIVLCPMGGTSLFGWMEPNHFDTEAARFFLERARNNVGLIIPGIAPIRDTIGGRWLYQNKKMFRQLKPYMEQIHATGAKLFVQLTAGMGRSWGISDQVLPLHKNPVLRTLAKPILDTDYQLASPSPLPARWAEDVTCPEMTVPQIEEIIEAFAKTALLCKEAGVDGVEVHAVHEGYLLDQFAMKYTNHRTDAYGGSFENRYRFAVEIVKAIKAVCGQDYPVSIRYSVISKVKDFCYGALPGETDYTEIGRDMEESEKAAKYLQDAGYDMLDADNGTYDSWYWSHPPMYMPQNCNLDDVAYIKGCVDIPVVCAGRMEPDVAAEAIAAGRIDAMGVARQFLADGEWVTKLLEDRTDDIRPCICCHNGCFNLSHYKGHANAQSFPDTRGMARCAINPPTMQSQKYKITPAEHKKNIAVIGGGIGGMESALVCAQRGHTVTIYEKSGALGGVFVAAAAPSFKEKDRALLTWYARALSQNPRITVKLHTEVTDLAALGADEVIVATGASAISLRVPGADKGIQAVDYLLGKAPVGEKVVIVGGGLTGCEIAYDLYLQGKQPAIVEMKDDLIASPTVCLANASFLRDFFKTNQVPVYLETSLKEIRDGSVTVTAKDGTTKELPADSVILSVGYRPAPLAPKGGHIHLVGDANKVGNLRTVIWRAWDVCMKL
- a CDS encoding aconitase X, which gives rise to MELTKEQQAILDGAKGETMAKVMKTLIMYGEIFGAEKLVPVTSQYNHLVTSFGLKALGPVYDLMDQLIQAGAVSGQKFSVDPRPLDPNVPANFLQNLVFKKFMYSKQDFYENQLRQLGLMNEDAFSCACYLDEQGNRPKKGEVLSWAESSAVVYANSVLGARCNRNSGIMDLMGSVAGYVPYFGLLTDEGRKATWVIRVETTKKPEAQLLGSAIGMKVMEDVPYVMGLDKWLGSDLDDAACAYLKDFGAATASNGAVGLYHIDGLTPEAKELGKALIAPDAKEYVIDDAELQRVKDNYPLVWKNPDATPKLCFVGCPHLSLQQLQDWTDRLEAALKENGRSKVCVPTVFTTAPGVRKAFEATGYGARLAATGVILSCICPLMYMNNPLCGPMPVITCSNKLRTYTTARYYTEDEILARITKGGDRA
- a CDS encoding aconitase X swivel domain-containing protein; translated protein: MKEFHGRVIAPGCVSAPALVSHGGLNTLASFQKALQFGDKKATCGDQNNPDLYGKPMAGKALCLPQTIGSTTGGLVLYCACSMHRQPACLLFSNPIDSLAAAGSVLAAVWLDNVSMPVIDCLGEEFLAYVKDGMTITIQENGVVRVD
- a CDS encoding NADP-dependent isocitrate dehydrogenase; protein product: MEKIKMTTPLVEMDGDEMTRILWKQIKDEVILPFVDLKTEYYDLGLVHREETKDQVTIDAANANKKYGVGVKCATITPNAQRVKEYNLSQMWKSPNGTIRAILDGTVFRAPIMVKGISPVVRTWQKPITIARHAFGDVYRATEYRVPGPGKAELLFTGADGTTFRETINDFDGAGVIQGQFNKDSSISSFARSCFQFAVDTKQDLWFSTKDTISKQYDHTFKDIFQEIYDAEYKEKFEALGIEYFYTLIDDAVARVIRSKGGFIWACKNYDGDVMSDMVSTAFGSLAMMTSVLVSPDGNYEYEAAHGTVTRHYYKYLKGEETSTNPVATLFAWSGALRKRGELDGIDALGRFADALEKATIDTIESGVMTGDLCAMWEGEAPARKVTSLQFLQEIRARLEAALA
- a CDS encoding 2-hydroxyacid dehydrogenase; translation: MSKIVILESLGISAEELAARKAPFEAQGHTFAEFARSTDPAVLADEAKDADALILANMPLPGAVIEGCDKLKFIDVAFTGVDHIGLDAARAKGITVSNASGYSNEAVAELVLGMALSLSRNLTAVEQRCRDGKTKDGLVGFELAGKTVGIVGLGKIGSRTAELFHALGCPILAHSRTVHADAPDYVRQVSLEDLLAQSDLVVLHCPLNDSTRGMINAEKLAMMKSTALLINVARGPVVVAGDLADALDQGVIAGAGIDVFDKEPPLDAGEPLLHCKNCLVTPHVAFATRESMTLRAEIVFDNLAAWLAGHPKNVVL
- a CDS encoding anaerobic sulfatase maturase, producing the protein MPNVSLLVKPASSLCNMRCRYCFYEDEAANRSQASMGLMTRDTAGRMVQQALEAAGPSGRLTIAFQGGEPTVAGLGFFRDFVEDLARYNTARIPVSYALQTNGLALDEDWAAFLARHRFLVGVSVDGDKTLHDEFRVDAAGKGTWNRVQKNLAMLQRAGVACNLLCVVTRRCAKSAVRVYHALQKTGVRYLQFIPCLDPLGEPRGQRPWSLTPQDYGQFLCALFDEWYRDWETGNYTSVRLFEDYVHMAMGLPPSTCASGGQCGAYYVVEADGSVYPCDFYVLDEWKLGSLWETPLAELGRSPRAEDFLREGLDRPAACADCRWQSLCRGGCKRDWTTDGSGERQNYYCPAFRQFFAHAEDRLRRIAAAEAAARRR